The DNA window CTTCGTGATAAGGGATTTTTGGTATCCATCATTAATCCTATCATCACTAAGAATAGCACAAATATTAACATTAGAAAAGTACATAATGATAAATTTGATTCAAAAAGCTGCATTAATTGGTTTAAAGCCTGATTTAAAAGTTTCTATTATGCCATCAGACCTTGTACTTGATTTAAGAAATCTTTCAAGAGAATATTATGATCTGATGGATAACCGCTCTGCTTATGTTAATAAGCTCCAAGGTGAACTGCGGATGGTATTTCCTCAGTTTTTAAATATTTTTTCTAAAATAACTACAAATACTGCTTTGACCTTGTTGGAAAAATATACTTCACCAGATGCTTTTTTAAACGCTTCTAAAGATGAAATAATTCTTTCCATTCGCTCTACTGCACGTTTTGGTCTTACTTATGCTGAAAACAAGTATAATGCAATTATTCAGGCAGCAAATGATGCAAAGACTTTTGGTCATTCAGTAAGCAGCAACTTTAAGCGTATTCTTCTATATATTCGTTTTATCCGTCAGTATGATGAAGAAATCTCAACCATACTCTCTGATATGCATGAATTCGTGAATGCTAACGAGGATACTGAATTTGTAAAACAGATACACCTCATTGAATCCTTTAAAGGTGCAGGATTTCTTTCTGCTGTAAGCCTTATGGGTGAAATCGGAGATTTTTCTGCTTTTCATTCGCCTAAACAGCTTTTTGCTTATTTTGGTCTAGACCCGGCGGTAAAGCAATCTGGCAAGTTTAATGGCAGCAAAATTAGTATGTCAAAACGTGGTTCGCGTATTGCTAGAAGAGTAATACACACCATGGCTTTAGTCAGTATTGGGTTAAATCGTAATGGATCTGCTAACAATTCTGTTTTACGTGAATACTATCTTAAAAAATGTCAGTGCTGTTGATTGTCAAGTAATTTTGACCACTTTTTACGAATAAATTTGACCATCAAATCTAATAATCGTTTATATATAATTTTTGTATTTTCTTAGTGGTCAATTTTAAGCTTTTACACTTAAAATTAACCACTTGTATCATTTATTTACGTCTAAAATTGACCACTTTATAACTAGTTTATAGTTATCTGATAGCCATCCATTTTCAGTGCTGTTTTATCTATAATAACCGTATTTGAATATCGGTTGAGCTTAATATATTTACTTAATTCCATTAGCTTCTCTTGCATGAGGTCTTTGTATAGGAATTCAAGAGTAATATCTTCTATGCTATTAACAGAAACGGTTTTACGGATTGATATTTCGTTTTCAACCTTTTTATTACATAATTCTTCTATTCCCATAAAGATTTCTCCTTCTGAAGTACTGGAAGTTATTATCTTATTGTTTATAGAATCGAAACTAAACCCAGGAGAGTTCTTAATTCTCATTATTACACCCCTAGGAGCTTTACTTCCATAATTCTCACTAATATATTCCATTGCAGCCTGATTACCTGATTCATTATATATATTTGCTATTTTTTCGTAATCATATTTACGCACTTTAGACATCTATTTTCCCTCCTTAGTACTTTGTTTTCTAGATTTAGTTTCTTTTTGTTCTGCTAGATATTTCCCACCTTTGACACGGAAACTATCTCCTGTTACACTAAGGATATGACAATGATGGACTAATCTATCTAGTATTGCGGTCGCTGCTAATTGACCAGTAAATATTTCATCCCATCTGCTTAAGGGAAGATTAGTTGTTATGATTAGGGAGCTTTTTTCGTATCTTTGCCGGATAACCTGAAAAAATATGCTCTCTTTTTCTTTGCCCATTTTGACGTAGGAAAGCTCGTCTATGATAAGGAGCTGAACCTTACTTAAAGCCTTTAACGTCTGTTTTAAAGTATCTTTCTTAACCGCTTCTGATAGTTTGTCCATTAATTCCTTTGCGTTAATAAACATGACAGTTTTTCCAGCATTACAGGCGTTTATTCCAATTCCAGTGGCAATCATGCTTTTACCAACTCCAGGCGGACCAATGATAATGATATTTTCATTTCGATCCATAAATGACAGTGTACCTAGTTCTTTAACCTTTTGATAGCTGATGCTTTCATTAAAATCGTATTCTATGTCATCTAAGGTTTTGATAAAATCAAATCCTGCCTTAAGCGTTAACCTTTCTGTCAGTCTTTTTTTCTTTCCTTCTTCTTCAACTTGAATCAGCCTAATTAAGAAATCCTTGTATCCTAGCTTTTCTTTTATGGCCTCTTCTATGATGCTTTGATAGTTTTCACGTATATCAACAAGCTTGAAGAGTTTTAGCATTTCGCGGATATATTTGTCGTCATATTTCGCAGTACCTGCTATCATAATGCTGTTACCTCTCTAGTTCCCTCATAGTAATCTAGGCTTCTTATGATGCCCTCAGTATCAGTACTTTCGATAGCTTCATTGGTTTTAGTATCATCTGCTATGATTTTAAAGAAGTCATTCCTTATCAGCTGCTTTATTGACTTAATATCAAGCTTGTTATTAGCGATTGCGTATGCGATTATCTTATCCAGTACTTCAGGCTCATAAAGATCTAATAGTTCCAATATCTTTCTGGCATGATAACTAGGTTGTTGGAACAACCCGGTTGCAGCCTTTAAATATGCTTCTCCATTTTTAAATGTACTCGTAAAATCTCTTTTTATCTGTGGAATAGATTTATTAGCTTTGACTTTAATATCTTCATAATGTTCAGGGTTTCTAAAGATCCCATGTTTACCATCCTGAACCTCAAGAGACATTATGTATTCTTGTTCCTCTGTATATATTTCTATACGAAATCCATAAACAATGCGGTATTTAAGCTGTTTTGTAGCATATTTTATTGGTACGCTGTACTTATTAGTATTTATGTGTATATATCCATCATTGCTTACTATTCTTTTTTCAAGGGCTTTCATTCTAAATCTAGTGTTTGGTAGTGGCAATAGTGCCTGGATTTCCTCATTTTCGAAGAATTCATTAGGGATTCGCCTTGTGGTTGTATGCATTTCTCCATTCCAATCCCTGATAAATTTTTTTCCTCTTTTATTTAGCTCTTCCATAGAAGAAAATGTATTTCCTTTGATAAATTGCTCTTCTATATATTGAAATGGTTTTTCTATCTTGCCCTTGGTTCTAGGCCAGTAACAGTTACAGGCATTAAGCTCTGTACCAAGATGTGCAGCCAAAAGAAGCGCCTGCTCATTAAATTTTATTTCATCCTCACTCTTAGGGTTGTTTTCTATTACAAGAGTCTTAGGATTATCAATCAAAAGCTCTAGTGTAATGCCACCCAAATCATCATAGAGTTCTTGTATTGCTTCATAAATTGCTTCAGAATCACAAGATAATGAAAAACATATTGCCTTCTTTCTACTTGCTGCTAGTATCATGCTAAAACAGTAGACAGTTCTAACTCTCTCGGTTACTACAATCTGATACTCAGACCAATCATACTGAGCTTGATCTCCAGGAGGTGTTTCAATTCTAACAGTTGCATCGCGTGAGATCTCAGTCTTTCCTTCATCAATTTTCTTTAAGGCTCTGTAAATTGGATTAATTGAACCATCATAGCCCTTTTTAACTAACTCCCTAAAGATTCTTGTGCCATTGAAGTCGTATTCAGTGGAAGTACGCCATATTAATATCTGATCTAAATATGATTCAACCTTGGAAGGGTAATGAACTCTAGTGTACTTTGGCTCCTCCTTTAGCTTTATTAGCTTCTTAACAGTGTTTCTTGACATATTTAATTGCTTTGCAATCTTAAGTATGGGAACCTTTCTTTTATGTAATTCCTGTACTGCTGCCCATTCTCTCAAATTTTTCACTTCCTCCTTGACCACCTTTCGTAAATACTACAAAAGTATGGTATATTATTTATATTAGGTGGTCAATTTTGGGCGTAAAAAATTATGAGAAAACGAATTAAAATTTTTGGCTAGATGCTTTGAATTTTATCCACTTGGTGGTCAGTTTTATCTGTTAATTAGTGGTCACTTTTAATTGTAAATCAATAAGTGCAAACCTAAGATGGTAGCTCTTGGAGCAATTATGCACAAAGTATGCAATATTGTATTTGCAATTTTACGTGATGAAAAAGAATTTGAAATCATCACTCCAGAACAACATCAAATGAATTACTTAAAAGCGAAATGCGACATCGCTGCATAGTGAAATTCTATATTTCAAATTTTTGTTTTTTGATAATCACTCAAAAGGCTTGTTAACGTTACCCTTTTTTAGCGCAACTGGTATATCAAATATTTTTAAATTACTTATTGACAATTCTTAGCTGGACTTAAATCATACACCTTATTAGTTATTGATCCAATACATCAATTATTGATCGCTTACTATCTTTTAGAACAGGAAATTCTAAAGGATGATTTAGCTTCAAAACCCCCTATGGTTGAAGCAAGAAAACAAGCCCGCATGTTAGGACTTAGGTTCACAGATATTAAAAATCTAACCTTTGATTGCTTTCATTGGGAAGAAAAGAAATTGAAATTTGCCTAATTAAAAACAAGAGAGGTTGTCACTCTTCTCAACCCATCTGAAATAGGTTGGACTGTAATTGACTATCTAAGGTATGGTAGACCTAAGGTGGATTCTCTATTGGGCACTAAAGCTTGAGGTGGTACATTCTGACTATCTTTTAACTCTTTTACTACTTTACGTATTGTAGATTCTGCTCCAACAAATCCTTTTTCTTCAACTAGTCGATCATAAATTCGTTTAGCTGTATGTTTTTGTTTTTTGAGACCATGTTCTTTATCTTCTTTGAAGCAGCTTAAGATAAAGTCCTTTACATCCTCAGTAACTGTAAACTGTCTGTCTTGCAATACCAAGTCTTTTCGCGATATCTCTTTGAGATTCTCCATTAATGTAGCTTTGTCGTATATCTTTATACATGTCCACTTCTATTACCACACCTTTCATCCCTCCCGAAAAATATTTAATTATATTTTACAGGATTAATATGTTCTGTGGTAAACTAATTCAATATCAAATTAGGTAAAAGTGGTACACTTTTAGAATATCATTTACACTTATTTCACCAGAAGTGCGGAAGAATCCACTTTTAATTGTAAATCAGTAGTTCCTGTAAACGGTCTAGATTCTTTTATTATAAAAAATACAGATGAGAATTAGAAATTAGATTTTCATCCGTATTTTTTATTTAGGACCATTTTGCAACAACACCATATATATTGGTGCACTACTTTAGATCCCATCTTATAATAGAAAATGTTATTTTTGGTTAACGGTTACTACCTCAATCCTTTATCAAACTATCACTGTTAAGCTGTCGACCATGTAAGTACACGGAATCAGCAAATACCTAGCTAGACTATTGATAGAGTTCTCTGAACAATCTATCTTGATCTTTTATTTCTTTAGAATCTTATCATATAATTACTTCAGCAATGATCATTTGCATAGCTACTGGAGCATCAATTTCACTTCTATTATCGCCTTTAAAATAACAAATATTGTTTTTTATGTCTATTAACCTATGGCATACCAACCTCTTAGTAGGTGAATTTAAATCAATATATATATATATATTGTTTAGTTTTAAAGATGTTGGGTTAATCAACTTAATTTTTGATTTTGGTAATATAGTAGGTAACATACTTGTTCCATCAAATAAAAACGAAAAACTGAAGCCCATTGAAATCAAATTCATAATAATCTCTGTTGAGTGTTCAAAATCATATTCTATTTTATTAATACTATCTTTCATTTATAATCTTCCTTACTGATTCCCATGATTGATATTCACAATTATAAATATCAATCCAATCTTCCGCAATATAATAAATCTTGTTTATGAATGAATAGATTACGTCGTCAATAGAATCATGATATGAATAGGCAACAGTAAATCTTAATAAGTCTATCAATCCATTCATTCCAATTTTGTCTAAACAAATAAGTCTTATTTTTTTAACAATATACCACTTATTCACTTCTTTTGATTTATTCTCTGCATCCCATATTGGACAAGATAGTAAAATAGAGGATTTTTCAGCGCAAATATGAATATGATCATCAGCAATAATCTTACCTGATGTAAATAATTTGGAAATCATTTTAACAGAAGTAGATTTGCCAGAATTACTTCTTCCTAAAAAAATGTATCCTATCTCATTCTGTACAAAACATGAGGCATGAATAGTTAAAATATTCTTCATATAAAGTAAGTAAATTGATAATTCATTTGCTATTGCAGTCATATCATTATAAGGTGAGTTTATAGTGAGATTGCCCCCATCTATCACTTCTGAAGTAATAATTTCAGAATATGAAGCATTAGGATTATTTAAACTAGTTAATATGCATATCGTCTTATAATAATTGTCTTTTTTATTAACTTTAAGTGATTTAACAATAGTTCCAAATGGAAGTTTATTATCACTCATTTTTATAGCTATGAGGCTATTTTCTGCAAATAATTTTGATGATATATTATTAGAACTCAATACTAAATAATTATTATTTAAATGATAATTAATTGTTTTAATCATCATTAAGCTCCTTAACTAAATTCATGTTTTTCAATTCAGATATAAATTCAACTACATCTCTATCTATTATTTCTCTTTGTATGTCATAAACTTCTTCTATAGAATCAATAATATCTGAAATTTTAACTTCATCATTTTCTTCTATTAATCTCCATATATGAGTTCCCGTTTCACTAATTTTGAATAAATTATCTACTTCTATGGAACTATCATGTATTGGAATCAAAAACCATTCACCTGCAATTATTCTAATTCTGCAAGTACAAGTCTTTTCAATTATGGATTCAATGTTCATTTAATCTTTCACCTCTCTTAGTTTTTTAGCTAACTTAGTGATTTTTCCTAAAGTTAGACAAATCCAGAGCATTACGCTCCGGATTTGCCTCTTTTGTTCTTATGCATATGGTAACACGACGCTCTGCTTCCACCCAGAGCAATTACCTAAAACTGTAGTTGAACTTGCACTAAATTTGACGATTTCAATTTTAGGTTTTGTATACTCAGTCTTCTTATTGATAAATTTTTTCTGCTCTATAAATTTTTTCATGTTTTCACCCCCTTATATTTAAACTTTATATAAATCTTCTATCTCTACTTAAAACTATAGGATAGAAGATTTAATAATAACTCTTTTTCATTATAATATTTGCATTCGCAAAAAAAATCACATGTTTCGCATTTGTAACATGAAACTTGAGGCATTAAGTTTTTTATGTTTTTATTTAGAATATCATCTATGCTATCAAGTATAAGCGTATCTACATTATAATTACTAATAAGTTCTTTAATTTGATTCGGTGTATATTTACAACTTATTAAATACAATATAGACGTTATTGATGAAACATAGTTGTAAAATGGAATATTTCTATGTGCCTCATAATCTTTTAGCCATTTTAATCCATAAGAATATGCTTGTTCATAATCCTCCAACAAAATACTTATCCCTAAATTTATAAAATTTCTATTGATTAATTCCATATTGCTATCAGGTTTGATAATTAGAGGAATCCTTATTGTTGACAAAAGAGTAGTATCGTTAGATACCAGAAATGAATCCCAAAACTTTTTTATTTCAATTAAGTTTTCTGTTTTATATTCACCCCTAGATAATTTCATATACAATTTACAATTTCTTTTAATTTCCTCTAAAAAATATAATTCTCTAATATTGTCTGTCAGTGCCACTTCGCTAAAACCTGGGATTAATAATTGAATTGATTCAAACCCTAAAAAATTTCTATCCGCAATATAAACGCTCTTATTTAATTTTAAGAACAACTCGTCATAATATTTCACCATTTCTGTGTGACTGGTATAATAAAAGGGAGGAATTTTGGCAAACAAAAACGGAGAAAATTTTCCAGCTTAATACAATAATACCTTATCTTCTGATAAAATTAAAGATAAGTTTTATCAGGGGAGGAATACAGCTTGAAGGGATGGAATATGTTTGCTGAAATTAAGCAGTATAAATTAAAAGGATTCAATAAGTCTCAAGTAAGTAGATTTCTTAATATTAACTACAAAACAGTAGATAAATACTGGAACATGTCTTATGAAGAATATGCAGAACTAAAGGAGGATGCTAAGAGTAGAAGTAAAAAGGTTGATAAATATATGGAGCTAATATTATCTTGGATAAAGGAATTTAGAGATATTTCAACTGCTCAAATATTTGATTGGCTTAGAGAAAGGTATGGTGAAGTGGATTTTAGTGATAGAACATTAAGACTTTATGTAAAAGATTTAAGAGAAAAACATGGACTGCCTAAAGTTCCTTGTGCAAGGCAGTACGAGGAGATTCCAGAGCTTCCAATGGGATATCAAGCACAAGTAGATTTAGGTCAAACTTGGTTATCCAAGCGTGATGGCTCAAAAATTAAAGCATATTGTTTTGCAATGGTACTTTCTCATTCAAGATATAAATTTCTATGGTGGAGAGACAAGCCTTTTAATACCCTATCATTCATAGAAGCTCATAATAAAGCTTTCGAATACTTTGGAGGCATGCCAAAAGAAATAGTATATGACCAAGATAGGATTTTGGCAGTATCAGAAAACCATGGAGATATTATCTTCACTGAAATGTTTCAAAACTACATAAGTAGCATGAAATTTAAGACTAGGCTATGCAGAGCTTTTGACCCAGAAAGCAAAGGAAAAATAGAAGCAGTAGTCAAATATGCAAAATATAACTTTGCAAAGCATAGAGCCTTTATAGATATTGATTTACTAAATGAAGACTCACTTAAATGGTTAGATAGAACTGGTAATGCTAAAGTACATGAAATAACAAGAAAGGTACCTAAAGAAGTGTTTACTCTGGAAAAGGAACACTTACAGAAAGTACCTAGCCTGTTTGAAAATATTCAACTTAATGATAGTTTAACCTATTCTGTCAGAAAAAACAATACCATATCATACAAACAGAATAGATATCAGGTTCCAAAAGGTACATATAGACCAGGTAAAGAAGTTAAACTAATAATAAATGATAATAAGATGAATATAGTCGATTTAGATACTGGACTAGTTATAGCAACTCACGGTATTAGTAATCAAAAGGGTAAGTTAATTCAAATATATCATCCAGAAAGAGAAAAAAAGAAAACCAAAGATCAAATGTATGATAAAGCCTTTAAAGCTCTTGGAATGACAGATAAAGCAAAAGAGCTATTAGATAACATACGAAAAGAAAAAGAGAGATATTGTAGAGATCAGTTTGGATTAATAATATCAGTAGTAAAGGATTATGACGAAAAGCTAGTAGGACAAGCAGTAGAATACTGTGTAAAACGAAAGCTATTTAGTGCAGGAATGTTTAAAGATACACTAGAATATTTGAGTATAAAAAAAGAAACAGGTTCAGAAAAGAAATATGATAAAGCAAATCTATCCATCTCTTCAAAGTACCAAGATGTAAAACCAGAGATCAGAAACATTGATGAATATATAAATGCTTTGAAGGGAGATAAAAAGACATGGATAAACTAGAGCAAATTAAAGAACATGCAAAAGAACTTAGCCTGAATTACTTAAGAATTAACGCAGATAAAATTATTGAGGAAGCTGATTTAAACGATTACTCATATCAAGATATATTAATAAAAATACTTGAAAATGAAATAGAAATAAGAGATAAAAAAGCACAAGAAAGAAGATTAAAGAATGCAGGATTTCCGGTAATAAAGAAAATAGAAGACTTTGACTTAGATTTTCAAAAATCTATAACAAAGAAACAGATAAATAGGCTATTAGAAATGGAGTGGATAGATAGGATGTATAATCTTATCTTCCTAGGCCCTCCAGGTGTAGGAAAGACGCATCTATCAATTTCATTAGGATATAAAGCAGTAGAATTAGGGTATAAGGTTAGCTTTGTAACAATGGATAACCTGATGCACGTACTAAAAACACACGAAATATCAAGAAAGAGCAAAGGAAAAATGAATAGAATACTATCTTCAAGCCTTGTAATAATAGACGAACTAGGTTACCTTCCAATAACAAGAGAAGAAGCAAATCTATTTTTTCAGTTAGTATCGGCACTTCATGAACAGGCTTCAATTATTATCACATCTAATAAAGGCTTAGAAGATTGGACAGAGCTATTAGGAGATCCTGCTTTAACAACAGCAGTATTAGACAGAATTACATACAGATGTGAGCTTTTTAGCATGTCTGGCAAGAGCTATAGACTAGAACACAGAAAGTCATTATTCTAATGTTCAAACTGGGAAAAATTCAGTAAAATTATTTGCCGAAATTTCTCCAAAAACACTTGCCAGTAACATTCTGAATTTTCATGATAGTTTTTTCCCCAAATAGCAGGTAGAATCTTAGCTTTTTTTCTAAAAAAAATTTCCAAAGGAAAAGTTCCAATACCATTATGGAATATAGATGATATATTTATATTTTTATCAATATCATCAAAATTTGAGTAGAATGGAGTCATATCATTTAATTCATTTATATTACTACCTTGCAAAAACTCACTTAATGAGCGTGTAATTGCAGTATGTAAATCAGGGTGGCAACCAAAGTTTAAAAAATATCTCATACTAATTCTATCTATATATAATACACCTATAACCGGAAAAATATTTTGTTGTGAACAGTCTAAAAAAACTACATCTATGTTATAATCGTTTAATATTTTAACATAGTTGTCAATATCATGAAAACGATTACTGATTACAGGAGTAATATTATAAATGTATTTTATCAATGATTTAAGAACTATATTCTTTGCAATATATCGTTCAATTACTTCAGAATATGCTTGGACAAGAGCTTCATTAAAAGTATTACCCGAAGCCATTCCATTAGATCCATAGTAATAGTCAAGTAATGTATAAGGAATGTAAATAACATTACTTTCATCAAACCTGCATGAAAATCTAGAGAGTAACCTACTTCTTGGCTGGTCTGAACTATAAAAATAATCATACAACTTTTTTGCTACTTGATTATCAAATACTAGCTTTGTCCATTTTTTTATCATATTTACATCATCTTCGCTTTTAATATAGTAATCATCTTTAAAAAACTTATAATTGATTTTGCTCTCTAAGGCGTGTATATCACAAAGTCGAAAATGGAGGAAGTTCTGTAATCTTTCAATTAACTCAGCATAAGCACTTGCCTTAGCAAATTCTATGCTTGTTCCTTTACCATTTGCTGAAATACTAGTATTAGAAACGTTTATTATTACAGAAAAAATACCATCTATGGGTTCTAATATTATTTCGTTTAATGAGATGCCAATAGATTGAAAAATATTTTGGATTTTATTTATAGTATCCATTGGCTCAGCATCTTTAAAGTACATATTAACCACCCCATCACTTATTTTTATTAATCTCTTCATAGGCAACTTCTGCTAATTTCAATTTTTTCATTATAAATTCATCTGAGAATCTCAAGTTCTTGTAGTTATCAATTAATTCTCTGGCATGTTCTATAAGGCTCTTGGATGTATCAAAATCTGGATCACTATATATTTTACCCCAAGGACATTGCTCTCCATTAGAAAAAATCTCTTTTGCCAAGCAGTAATCTTCATCTGAACGTCTGAACATAGGATACCATTTTTCCCAAGCTTCCCTCATAGATGAGGTTAATAAATCATATTCTGGTTTCCAAAATGTAATACAAAAATTTAATTGTCCATACGGATTAATGTTGAAGTCATAAATTCCTGTTTTACATGTTTTTTTCTCAGGTCCTTTTGTCTCAAGTAGCAATGCTTCCTGATATAACATCTCATAAATAGGATTCTTATCTAAATATTCTTTAATCATATCAGAAGAGCAGCGGTAGGAATCACACTTCTCGCCGTTTTGCTTCCAAAAGATTTTACATGTTGGAGTATACTTCAAACCATTTTGTCTAGCAAAGTCAGCAATTAGGCCTACTTGATTCAAGTTGATTACTGTAACTGGTGTTCTTATAGTTAAATCTATTCCCTTATTTTTTAAAGTTAGGATGTTATTAAGAGGAATTACTACATCTATATTTGAATCGGTAGCTTTTTGATAAACTTCATTATTAAATGCATATAGAGAAACAAATAGTTTTTCTGGATGATGTAAACTAAATAATTCTACCACTTCTTCAGGCAAAAATACTAAACTTGTTTCTACAGATGGGAACATTCCTTTCAGCACTATTTGTTTGTAAATATTACAAAAATCACTTCTAATCAGTGGGTCACCACCTGTTAAGTTTATATGAAAGCATCCCATGTCTGCTAATTCATTAATTATAGTTACAATTTGCTCATAGTTCATCTCTGGCATTTCTTTTTTTCTTTCATTATAGCAAATTAAACAATTTAAAGGACATTTTCTAGTTAACTCAAAGTTTCCAATTAGCGGAATTCTCTTTTTTGACGCAAATTCTTGTATATCCATCTATAATTGTCTCCTTTCAACTTTTACTATATTTTT is part of the Proteiniborus sp. MB09-C3 genome and encodes:
- a CDS encoding YcaO-like family protein, giving the protein MYFKDAEPMDTINKIQNIFQSIGISLNEIILEPIDGIFSVIINVSNTSISANGKGTSIEFAKASAYAELIERLQNFLHFRLCDIHALESKINYKFFKDDYYIKSEDDVNMIKKWTKLVFDNQVAKKLYDYFYSSDQPRSRLLSRFSCRFDESNVIYIPYTLLDYYYGSNGMASGNTFNEALVQAYSEVIERYIAKNIVLKSLIKYIYNITPVISNRFHDIDNYVKILNDYNIDVVFLDCSQQNIFPVIGVLYIDRISMRYFLNFGCHPDLHTAITRSLSEFLQGSNINELNDMTPFYSNFDDIDKNINISSIFHNGIGTFPLEIFFRKKAKILPAIWGKNYHENSECYWQVFLEKFRQIILLNFSQFEH
- the istB gene encoding IS21-like element helper ATPase IstB, whose product is MIAGTAKYDDKYIREMLKLFKLVDIRENYQSIIEEAIKEKLGYKDFLIRLIQVEEEGKKKRLTERLTLKAGFDFIKTLDDIEYDFNESISYQKVKELGTLSFMDRNENIIIIGPPGVGKSMIATGIGINACNAGKTVMFINAKELMDKLSEAVKKDTLKQTLKALSKVQLLIIDELSYVKMGKEKESIFFQVIRQRYEKSSLIITTNLPLSRWDEIFTGQLAATAILDRLVHHCHILSVTGDSFRVKGGKYLAEQKETKSRKQSTKEGK
- a CDS encoding S24/S26 family peptidase, with product MKDSINKIEYDFEHSTEIIMNLISMGFSFSFLFDGTSMLPTILPKSKIKLINPTSLKLNNIYIYIDLNSPTKRLVCHRLIDIKNNICYFKGDNRSEIDAPVAMQMIIAEVII
- the istB gene encoding IS21-like element helper ATPase IstB, translating into MDKLEQIKEHAKELSLNYLRINADKIIEEADLNDYSYQDILIKILENEIEIRDKKAQERRLKNAGFPVIKKIEDFDLDFQKSITKKQINRLLEMEWIDRMYNLIFLGPPGVGKTHLSISLGYKAVELGYKVSFVTMDNLMHVLKTHEISRKSKGKMNRILSSSLVIIDELGYLPITREEANLFFQLVSALHEQASIIITSNKGLEDWTELLGDPALTTAVLDRITYRCELFSMSGKSYRLEHRKSLF
- the istA gene encoding IS21 family transposase; protein product: MKNLREWAAVQELHKRKVPILKIAKQLNMSRNTVKKLIKLKEEPKYTRVHYPSKVESYLDQILIWRTSTEYDFNGTRIFRELVKKGYDGSINPIYRALKKIDEGKTEISRDATVRIETPPGDQAQYDWSEYQIVVTERVRTVYCFSMILAASRKKAICFSLSCDSEAIYEAIQELYDDLGGITLELLIDNPKTLVIENNPKSEDEIKFNEQALLLAAHLGTELNACNCYWPRTKGKIEKPFQYIEEQFIKGNTFSSMEELNKRGKKFIRDWNGEMHTTTRRIPNEFFENEEIQALLPLPNTRFRMKALEKRIVSNDGYIHINTNKYSVPIKYATKQLKYRIVYGFRIEIYTEEQEYIMSLEVQDGKHGIFRNPEHYEDIKVKANKSIPQIKRDFTSTFKNGEAYLKAATGLFQQPSYHARKILELLDLYEPEVLDKIIAYAIANNKLDIKSIKQLIRNDFFKIIADDTKTNEAIESTDTEGIIRSLDYYEGTREVTAL
- a CDS encoding transposase, with the protein product MINLIQKAALIGLKPDLKVSIMPSDLVLDLRNLSREYYDLMDNRSAYVNKLQGELRMVFPQFLNIFSKITTNTALTLLEKYTSPDAFLNASKDEIILSIRSTARFGLTYAENKYNAIIQAANDAKTFGHSVSSNFKRILLYIRFIRQYDEEISTILSDMHEFVNANEDTEFVKQIHLIESFKGAGFLSAVSLMGEIGDFSAFHSPKQLFAYFGLDPAVKQSGKFNGSKISMSKRGSRIARRVIHTMALVSIGLNRNGSANNSVLREYYLKKCQCC
- the istA gene encoding IS21 family transposase, translating into MKGWNMFAEIKQYKLKGFNKSQVSRFLNINYKTVDKYWNMSYEEYAELKEDAKSRSKKVDKYMELILSWIKEFRDISTAQIFDWLRERYGEVDFSDRTLRLYVKDLREKHGLPKVPCARQYEEIPELPMGYQAQVDLGQTWLSKRDGSKIKAYCFAMVLSHSRYKFLWWRDKPFNTLSFIEAHNKAFEYFGGMPKEIVYDQDRILAVSENHGDIIFTEMFQNYISSMKFKTRLCRAFDPESKGKIEAVVKYAKYNFAKHRAFIDIDLLNEDSLKWLDRTGNAKVHEITRKVPKEVFTLEKEHLQKVPSLFENIQLNDSLTYSVRKNNTISYKQNRYQVPKGTYRPGKEVKLIINDNKMNIVDLDTGLVIATHGISNQKGKLIQIYHPEREKKKTKDQMYDKAFKALGMTDKAKELLDNIRKEKERYCRDQFGLIISVVKDYDEKLVGQAVEYCVKRKLFSAGMFKDTLEYLSIKKETGSEKKYDKANLSISSKYQDVKPEIRNIDEYINALKGDKKTWIN
- a CDS encoding helix-turn-helix domain-containing protein; its protein translation is MKGVVIEVDMYKDIRQSYINGESQRDIAKRLGIARQTVYSY
- a CDS encoding PqqD family protein, with protein sequence MNIESIIEKTCTCRIRIIAGEWFLIPIHDSSIEVDNLFKISETGTHIWRLIEENDEVKISDIIDSIEEVYDIQREIIDRDVVEFISELKNMNLVKELNDD
- a CDS encoding radical SAM protein, coding for MDIQEFASKKRIPLIGNFELTRKCPLNCLICYNERKKEMPEMNYEQIVTIINELADMGCFHINLTGGDPLIRSDFCNIYKQIVLKGMFPSVETSLVFLPEEVVELFSLHHPEKLFVSLYAFNNEVYQKATDSNIDVVIPLNNILTLKNKGIDLTIRTPVTVINLNQVGLIADFARQNGLKYTPTCKIFWKQNGEKCDSYRCSSDMIKEYLDKNPIYEMLYQEALLLETKGPEKKTCKTGIYDFNINPYGQLNFCITFWKPEYDLLTSSMREAWEKWYPMFRRSDEDYCLAKEIFSNGEQCPWGKIYSDPDFDTSKSLIEHARELIDNYKNLRFSDEFIMKKLKLAEVAYEEINKNK